In a genomic window of Fibrobacter sp. UWH4:
- a CDS encoding TIGR02147 family protein, translated as MKPLMEYTSYRIYIRDFYAERKERSGFTWRDFAKAAGYSSPVFLKLVCDGKTNLSEAGIERVASAMGLVGIDLQYFRLLVAFDQEKSSAAKKKIFAEMRALANDNSFALVGEDQYDYYGSWLNPVLREMAPRLNGATPAQMAGELVFESDAAHVKNSLKLLEKNGFLEKDEQGHYVQCNRSVTTGNIDVTSLAIREMHRQMGELGVQSLDHVPVKERDVSGLTIGISEAAYEKIIKEIADFRRRVSSIVMEDTGEERVYRLNVQLFPLTNTLPKEERHD; from the coding sequence ATGAAACCCTTAATGGAATACACCAGCTATCGCATTTATATTCGCGATTTTTATGCCGAACGTAAGGAACGCTCCGGTTTTACGTGGCGCGATTTCGCAAAGGCTGCTGGGTATTCCTCTCCGGTTTTCTTGAAGCTTGTCTGCGACGGCAAGACGAACCTAAGCGAAGCGGGTATAGAACGTGTCGCTTCGGCCATGGGACTTGTCGGCATCGATCTGCAGTATTTCAGGCTTCTAGTCGCGTTTGACCAGGAAAAGTCCTCCGCCGCAAAGAAGAAGATATTCGCCGAGATGCGAGCGCTCGCTAATGACAATTCCTTTGCGTTAGTGGGCGAGGACCAGTACGACTATTACGGCAGCTGGCTGAATCCTGTACTCCGCGAGATGGCCCCGCGCCTGAACGGCGCGACACCCGCCCAGATGGCGGGGGAGCTCGTCTTTGAAAGCGATGCGGCCCACGTCAAGAATTCGCTCAAGCTCCTCGAAAAGAACGGCTTTCTCGAAAAAGACGAGCAGGGCCATTATGTCCAATGCAACCGCTCGGTGACCACGGGTAACATCGACGTCACCTCGCTCGCCATCCGCGAAATGCACCGCCAGATGGGCGAGCTTGGCGTGCAAAGCCTCGACCACGTTCCCGTCAAGGAGCGCGACGTTTCTGGACTTACCATCGGTATTTCCGAAGCCGCCTACGAAAAAATCATCAAAGAAATCGCCGACTTCCGCAGACGCGTCAGTTCGATCGTCATGGAAGACACCGGCGAGGAGCGCGTCTACCGCCTGAATGTTCAGCTGTTCCCCCTTACCAACACCCTGCCCAAGGAGGAACGCCATGACTAA
- a CDS encoding GGDEF domain-containing protein, with product MKKEELQQFADSFHTMTCILSVEKTNDGSIGTICIEAGNELYIKSMERKDDNGNSVFNQKFIPGSNYEMYMEKELNFEKFCYQSAILQKPVLAYIQPERFPFWINLFMLPIDVDDAEKSYCVYSLEATPKADLETMTRLSAENSSNVLKACIKLRGTKNFLKTMDEVIEDIRELCGAESCCVLHTDFKNRTCSVLGSSTKVGANVTNIHEIISDKFVDYAESWIETLKGSNCLIIQNDADMEIVRERNPAWHASLTGANVKSQVLLPLTHNNEFIGFIWVTNFDTTKALRIKETLELVTFFIASEVASYLLVQQLEVLSNVDLLTGVKNRNAMNNQVFQLVNGIIQYKTVSVVFADLNGLKPVNDNEGHNAGDTLLKRASQILKDTFYDCEIFRAGGDEFVVVALDKPKADLEVRVEKLRQKSKEKGNVSYALGFFHDENGGDVRKAMHEADVLMYEDKKLHYGHR from the coding sequence ATGAAAAAAGAGGAATTGCAACAGTTTGCCGATTCATTCCATACGATGACCTGCATTCTTTCCGTCGAAAAAACGAACGACGGGAGCATCGGGACAATCTGCATCGAAGCTGGAAACGAGCTTTACATCAAGTCTATGGAGCGAAAGGACGATAATGGCAATTCCGTTTTCAACCAGAAATTTATCCCCGGTTCCAATTACGAAATGTACATGGAAAAGGAGCTGAACTTTGAAAAGTTCTGCTACCAGAGCGCCATACTTCAAAAACCCGTCCTCGCCTACATTCAGCCGGAACGCTTTCCATTCTGGATCAACCTGTTCATGTTGCCGATCGATGTGGACGACGCCGAAAAAAGCTATTGCGTCTATTCGCTCGAAGCAACTCCCAAAGCGGACCTAGAAACAATGACAAGGCTTTCGGCCGAGAATTCGTCCAATGTACTCAAGGCTTGTATTAAGCTGCGCGGAACAAAGAATTTTCTTAAGACCATGGACGAGGTCATCGAAGACATCCGTGAACTGTGCGGAGCAGAATCCTGTTGCGTGTTGCATACGGATTTCAAGAACCGAACCTGCTCGGTTTTAGGTTCTTCCACAAAAGTGGGTGCCAATGTCACGAACATCCACGAAATTATATCAGACAAATTTGTCGATTACGCCGAATCCTGGATTGAAACACTCAAGGGCAGCAACTGTCTGATTATCCAAAACGATGCCGACATGGAAATTGTCCGCGAAAGAAATCCCGCTTGGCACGCCTCGTTAACAGGGGCAAACGTCAAGAGCCAGGTATTGCTTCCGCTCACGCATAACAATGAATTTATCGGCTTTATCTGGGTGACGAACTTTGATACCACAAAAGCGCTCCGCATCAAGGAAACTCTTGAACTGGTGACGTTCTTTATAGCCTCTGAAGTGGCGAGTTACTTGTTGGTGCAGCAGCTCGAGGTATTGAGCAATGTTGACCTGCTGACTGGGGTCAAAAATCGCAATGCCATGAACAACCAGGTATTCCAGTTGGTGAACGGAATTATCCAATACAAGACTGTGTCCGTCGTATTCGCCGACTTGAACGGACTCAAGCCCGTCAACGACAATGAAGGTCATAACGCAGGTGACACCCTTTTGAAACGCGCTTCGCAGATTTTGAAAGATACTTTCTACGATTGCGAAATCTTTCGCGCCGGCGGAGACGAATTCGTCGTGGTCGCATTGGACAAGCCCAAAGCGGACCTTGAAGTCCGTGTTGAAAAGCTCCGCCAGAAATCCAAGGAGAAAGGAAACGTGAGCTATGCGCTCGGATTTTTCCATGATGAAAATGGGGGAGACGTACGCAAGGCCATGCACGAAGCCGATGTCCTGATGTACGAGGACAAGAAACTCCACTACGGCCACAGATAA
- a CDS encoding sensor domain-containing diguanylate cyclase, translated as MDLQEYVDQFDLMTCILSVEKKPDGSYGKICIEAGNKAYLASFEKNYDSPISLDNDKAFVPGKEYTEYIPKDLNFEHFIVSSAVHKKPMHAYIHPDRFNVWFNIFSQPLSIDDPNKCYCTYTQEISTEANIDQLTNHSAQTTSEVLKTCIKLRSTKNFLKTMDEVIADIRSICESSYCCILLTDFHERTCSLLCESIKPNSGQYSLKNYLNDPFIDYAKSWLETIAGSNCLIIENNHDMEEVKRRNPNWHRSLQSAGVKSLVLFPLQHNNETIGFIWATNFDTKNTEYIKETLELTTLFIASEIANYQLLQRLEMLSTTDLLTGVLNRNAMNNRVLRLVTGRERAPEKLGIIFADLNGLKAINDSEGHNAGDCLLKEAAFILKSVFEGCEIYRAGGDEFVVVATNKPKEELEKSVEKLRKDSANPENVSFALGFYFNENGGDIRIAMHEADVLMYEDKKRFYDRYPPMRRK; from the coding sequence ATGGACTTGCAGGAATACGTCGACCAGTTCGATTTAATGACTTGCATCTTATCCGTAGAGAAAAAGCCCGACGGGAGCTACGGCAAAATCTGCATCGAAGCAGGCAACAAGGCCTACCTAGCCTCATTCGAAAAAAATTACGATTCACCAATCAGTCTCGACAACGACAAAGCTTTCGTTCCCGGTAAGGAATATACGGAATATATTCCCAAGGACCTGAATTTTGAACACTTTATTGTTAGCAGCGCGGTTCACAAGAAGCCGATGCATGCCTACATTCATCCGGACCGGTTTAATGTTTGGTTCAATATTTTTAGTCAGCCGCTGAGCATCGACGATCCGAACAAGTGTTATTGCACCTATACGCAAGAAATCTCGACAGAGGCAAACATCGACCAGCTGACAAATCATTCGGCACAGACCACTTCCGAAGTGCTGAAAACATGCATCAAGCTCCGCAGTACCAAGAATTTTCTCAAGACCATGGACGAAGTCATCGCGGACATCCGTTCAATTTGCGAATCTAGTTACTGTTGCATCCTTCTCACCGACTTTCACGAGAGGACTTGTTCGTTGCTGTGCGAAAGCATCAAGCCGAACTCCGGCCAATACTCGCTCAAGAACTATCTGAACGACCCCTTTATTGATTATGCCAAGAGTTGGCTCGAGACCATTGCCGGAAGCAACTGCCTGATTATTGAAAACAATCACGATATGGAAGAAGTCAAGCGGAGGAATCCGAACTGGCATCGTTCGCTTCAGAGTGCTGGGGTCAAGAGTCTAGTGCTTTTCCCTCTTCAGCACAACAACGAAACGATCGGTTTTATCTGGGCCACGAACTTTGACACGAAAAATACTGAATATATAAAAGAGACCCTGGAACTGACCACCCTCTTTATCGCATCCGAGATTGCAAACTACCAGCTGCTACAACGTCTCGAGATGCTCAGCACCACAGACCTGCTGACAGGGGTCCTGAACAGAAACGCCATGAACAACAGGGTTCTTCGACTGGTGACAGGCCGCGAACGAGCTCCCGAAAAACTGGGAATCATTTTTGCGGACCTGAACGGACTCAAGGCGATCAACGACTCCGAAGGACATAACGCCGGAGACTGCCTCTTGAAGGAAGCCGCCTTTATCCTCAAGTCCGTTTTTGAGGGATGCGAGATTTACCGTGCCGGAGGAGATGAATTCGTCGTCGTGGCAACAAACAAGCCTAAAGAAGAGCTGGAAAAGAGCGTCGAAAAGCTACGCAAGGATTCCGCCAATCCAGAAAATGTTAGTTTTGCGTTAGGTTTTTATTTTAACGAGAACGGGGGAGACATCCGTATTGCGATGCACGAAGCCGATGTCCTGATGTACGAGGATAAAAAACGGTTCTACGACCGCTATCCTCCTATGAGGAGAAAATGA
- a CDS encoding cellulase family glycosylhydrolase, which produces MASAKPGFFVQDRFLYSKDNEKVILRGINHMFIWTDREGKTIPEIAKTGANCVRIVWNTRGRVSDLDNIITQCISNGMIPIPEIHDTTGNWDRLMEAMEFWLREETLQLITNHQQYLIVNIGNEPGADMMDSDEFFTTYNAIVTKMRASGIRVPLMIDADQWGQSEKNLLEVGPKLLQADPEHNLLFSIHMWWPTERHDAQKTGYATVQDRIKGVLEASVDSKLPLIIGEFAPVAAGGIKDIPYRYIMSEAERLNIGWLAWSWGPGNSDSPEMDMTVHSSFNTLVGWGKDVCVDNPNGIQNTSVIPTFIQEKNFDIGSQVLGTNLIQNGDFSSEEPLSNWQVDFWGGKADVQVNQGIVRFDIKKAGKESWNLQFKQKLSLREGVTYIFSMRAKADKPRTLNVNIKKDAEEYTPYANGRILDLSTSWQNFSWKFTMKEASDMEALLIYDMGGVPISWELCDISLVQARSVADRLNRTFQRNVQKNSGYFNAPNGPWELHLYSTKGDLLEVLDKGKGGEGMRQYPKIERSGIMVVKDLSK; this is translated from the coding sequence ATGGCTTCGGCTAAACCGGGATTTTTTGTTCAGGACCGCTTTTTATACAGCAAAGATAACGAAAAGGTCATCCTTCGTGGCATCAACCACATGTTCATCTGGACTGACCGTGAAGGCAAGACGATTCCTGAAATTGCAAAAACCGGTGCAAACTGCGTTCGAATTGTTTGGAATACACGCGGTCGAGTCAGCGATCTGGACAACATCATTACCCAGTGCATTTCAAACGGCATGATTCCCATTCCGGAAATTCACGACACAACGGGCAACTGGGACCGCCTGATGGAAGCGATGGAATTCTGGCTTCGCGAAGAAACGCTCCAGCTAATTACCAACCATCAGCAATACTTGATTGTGAACATCGGTAATGAACCCGGTGCAGACATGATGGATTCCGACGAATTTTTCACCACCTACAATGCGATTGTCACCAAAATGCGCGCTTCGGGAATCCGCGTACCCCTGATGATTGATGCAGACCAGTGGGGGCAAAGCGAAAAGAACCTTCTCGAAGTGGGCCCGAAGCTGTTGCAGGCGGACCCTGAGCACAATCTGCTGTTTTCGATTCACATGTGGTGGCCCACCGAACGTCACGATGCGCAAAAGACGGGTTACGCAACCGTTCAGGACCGCATCAAGGGCGTGCTGGAAGCATCCGTCGACAGCAAGTTGCCTTTAATTATTGGTGAATTCGCGCCCGTTGCCGCTGGGGGAATCAAGGATATCCCTTATAGGTACATTATGTCCGAGGCGGAACGACTGAATATCGGCTGGCTCGCCTGGAGCTGGGGTCCCGGTAACTCGGACAGTCCCGAAATGGACATGACCGTCCATAGTTCATTCAACACCCTGGTCGGTTGGGGCAAGGATGTCTGCGTCGACAATCCGAACGGCATCCAGAACACAAGTGTCATCCCGACGTTCATCCAGGAAAAGAATTTCGACATCGGCTCGCAGGTATTGGGAACGAACCTGATCCAGAATGGAGATTTCTCAAGCGAAGAACCTCTTTCGAACTGGCAGGTGGATTTCTGGGGAGGCAAAGCCGATGTACAGGTCAACCAGGGAATCGTCCGTTTCGACATCAAAAAGGCGGGCAAGGAATCCTGGAACTTGCAGTTCAAGCAAAAGCTTTCCCTGCGCGAAGGCGTCACCTACATTTTCAGCATGCGCGCCAAGGCCGACAAGCCCCGCACCCTGAATGTGAATATCAAGAAGGACGCCGAGGAATACACTCCCTACGCAAACGGACGTATCTTGGACTTGAGTACCAGTTGGCAAAACTTCAGCTGGAAGTTTACCATGAAAGAAGCTAGCGATATGGAGGCCCTGCTCATTTACGATATGGGCGGCGTACCGATTTCGTGGGAACTCTGTGACATTTCGCTTGTCCAGGCTCGTAGCGTGGCGGATCGTCTCAATCGCACCTTCCAACGCAATGTGCAAAAAAACTCCGGCTACTTCAATGCTCCGAACGGGCCCTGGGAACTGCATCTTTATTCCACAAAGGGCGATCTCCTGGAGGTTCTCGACAAGGGCAAAGGCGGCGAAGGAATGCGTCAATACCCCAAAATTGAACGCAGCGGAATCATGGTCGTCAAGGATCTTTCTAAGTAG
- a CDS encoding TIGR03915 family putative DNA repair protein: MLSISYDSTFNGFLSVVFEIYRQHLDVGEIHPDRSDSPCNLFMQPFRIETSEESAQRLKRAISNQASPDILSTLDAAFRSEEDGIEMKILAYLRKMFRGVDPTYAKNPTSDEMLPIFMTARSVRREVGGMLGMVRFSRMPDGTYFSEIEPKYDILELLIGHFRGRFANERWVIYDSKRGFGVYYDGKNPVEMSIPNIRQVSAVNSSDNFVQLWQDYYKSIAIKERENSKLMKQCLPVRYWKHLPERQVQPKWA; this comes from the coding sequence ATGCTTTCCATTTCATACGATTCAACATTCAACGGTTTCTTAAGTGTCGTCTTTGAAATCTATCGTCAGCATTTGGATGTCGGTGAAATTCATCCTGACCGTAGCGATTCTCCCTGCAATCTCTTTATGCAGCCGTTCCGTATCGAGACCTCGGAGGAATCCGCCCAAAGACTCAAGCGGGCTATATCGAACCAGGCAAGCCCAGATATTCTATCGACATTGGATGCCGCATTTCGCTCCGAAGAAGACGGAATTGAGATGAAAATCCTCGCTTATCTCCGTAAAATGTTCCGCGGAGTTGACCCGACCTACGCGAAAAATCCCACCTCCGACGAGATGCTTCCTATTTTCATGACCGCACGTTCAGTAAGGCGCGAAGTCGGAGGAATGCTTGGTATGGTACGCTTCAGCCGAATGCCCGATGGCACCTATTTTTCGGAGATAGAACCTAAATACGACATTCTCGAGCTGCTGATCGGACATTTCAGAGGCCGGTTTGCCAACGAACGATGGGTCATTTACGATTCCAAGCGAGGCTTTGGAGTCTACTACGACGGAAAGAATCCCGTCGAGATGTCCATTCCGAATATACGACAGGTTTCGGCAGTGAACTCGTCTGACAATTTTGTACAACTGTGGCAGGATTACTATAAATCCATCGCCATTAAGGAACGCGAAAATTCCAAACTCATGAAACAATGTTTGCCGGTACGATATTGGAAACACCTCCCCGAAAGGCAGGTACAGCCGAAGTGGGCCTAA
- a CDS encoding putative DNA modification/repair radical SAM protein, producing MNVQEKLKILAAAAKYDVSCSSSGSKRQVPQGGLGSACSAGICHTWSADGRCISLLKVLLSNACKYDCAYCINRRSNDIPRATFTPKELIELTLEFYRRNYIEGLFLSSAVVGTPDRTMEMLVQIAKELRTVHKFGGYIHLKAIPGASSDLLYQAGLYADRSSVNIEIPTDRALQYLAPEKNHASIYKPMNFLAERKLEYRTEHSRYSPKFLPAGQSTQMIVGAAGETDLQILTLSSGFYKQQQMKRVYFSGYVPINADKRLPALTTKPPLVREHRLYQADWLMRFYKFGYDEIVDTAHPNLDLELDPKVAWALRHPEFFPIDIQTADYEMLLRVPGIGVKSAQLIVSGRRFSKIRLEQMKKMGVVLKRAQYFIYHPDTPACLRRLYPEMVRPLLLPKPQPLQLDLFSNQTLALPA from the coding sequence ATGAATGTGCAGGAGAAATTGAAAATTCTTGCCGCGGCGGCCAAGTACGACGTTTCGTGTTCTTCCAGCGGATCCAAGCGTCAGGTCCCTCAAGGCGGGCTCGGAAGCGCTTGCAGTGCAGGTATTTGCCACACATGGTCTGCAGACGGGCGCTGCATTTCGCTACTAAAGGTGCTTTTGAGCAACGCCTGCAAATACGATTGCGCCTATTGCATCAATCGCCGCAGCAATGACATTCCCCGTGCCACGTTCACTCCCAAGGAACTGATAGAGCTGACGCTGGAGTTCTATCGTCGCAACTATATCGAGGGGCTCTTCCTGAGTTCAGCCGTCGTAGGAACTCCCGACCGAACCATGGAAATGTTGGTGCAAATTGCAAAGGAGCTCCGCACCGTTCACAAGTTCGGCGGCTATATTCACCTCAAGGCGATTCCCGGAGCATCAAGCGATCTCCTGTACCAAGCCGGGCTTTACGCCGACCGTAGCAGCGTAAATATCGAAATTCCGACGGACCGGGCATTGCAATATTTGGCTCCCGAAAAGAACCACGCCTCCATCTACAAGCCCATGAACTTCCTTGCCGAGCGCAAGCTGGAATACAGGACGGAACATTCCCGTTATTCGCCTAAGTTCTTACCTGCTGGACAAAGTACCCAGATGATTGTCGGGGCGGCGGGGGAGACCGACCTACAGATTTTGACACTTTCTAGCGGCTTTTACAAGCAACAGCAAATGAAACGCGTCTATTTTTCGGGATATGTGCCTATAAATGCCGACAAGAGGCTTCCCGCGCTCACTACAAAGCCTCCGCTGGTTCGCGAACATCGGCTTTATCAAGCGGATTGGCTGATGCGATTCTATAAGTTCGGCTACGACGAAATCGTGGACACGGCACACCCAAACCTGGATTTGGAATTGGATCCTAAGGTAGCCTGGGCACTAAGGCACCCTGAATTTTTCCCCATAGACATCCAGACGGCCGATTACGAGATGCTGCTAAGGGTTCCGGGAATCGGTGTCAAATCAGCCCAGTTGATTGTTTCTGGACGTCGATTCAGCAAGATTCGTCTTGAACAGATGAAAAAAATGGGGGTGGTCCTGAAGCGTGCGCAATATTTCATCTACCATCCCGATACACCGGCCTGCCTGCGTCGATTGTACCCCGAAATGGTGCGCCCCTTGTTGCTACCCAAGCCCCAACCTTTGCAACTAGATTTATTCTCTAATCAAACTCTTGCCCTGCCTGCCTAA
- a CDS encoding peptidase-C39 like family protein, producing MDIKILQQPDDVTCGPTSLQAVYNHLGYKISLKQLISEIEFLEDGGTLGVFLGIDALKRGFKVTIHSYNLTLLDPTWSELSMPELKAKLELLRKAKHAPKLRKAIEAYIRFIDLGGTVAFSDLRAAMFEKYFKKGVPVLCGLSATYLYRSMREFTGADDKSVFDDIHGEPMGHFVVVYGIDDKKQFMVADPDGTNPLHKTPYYKVDKFRLLHSILLGVMTYDGNVLVIENKK from the coding sequence ATGGACATCAAGATTCTACAGCAGCCCGATGACGTCACCTGCGGGCCGACTAGCCTGCAGGCGGTCTACAACCACCTCGGCTACAAGATTTCCCTAAAGCAACTGATTTCTGAAATTGAGTTCTTGGAAGACGGCGGAACTCTGGGCGTATTCCTCGGAATCGACGCGCTCAAACGTGGATTCAAGGTGACTATTCATTCGTATAACCTGACGCTTTTGGACCCCACCTGGAGCGAACTTTCCATGCCGGAACTGAAGGCTAAGCTTGAACTTTTGCGCAAGGCGAAGCACGCCCCCAAGCTTCGCAAGGCTATTGAGGCCTACATCCGCTTTATCGACTTGGGCGGAACAGTGGCGTTCTCCGACTTGCGTGCAGCCATGTTCGAAAAATACTTCAAGAAGGGCGTACCCGTGCTCTGCGGGCTTTCGGCCACTTACCTGTACCGCAGCATGCGCGAATTCACCGGTGCCGATGACAAGTCCGTCTTCGACGACATCCACGGCGAGCCCATGGGGCACTTCGTCGTAGTTTACGGAATCGACGACAAGAAACAGTTCATGGTCGCCGACCCCGACGGCACCAACCCCCTCCACAAGACCCCCTACTACAAGGTGGATAAGTTCCGCCTGCTTCACAGCATCTTGCTCGGCGTCATGACCTACGACGGCAACGTGTTGGTCATTGAGAATAAGAAATAG
- a CDS encoding RimK family protein: MKKLIVVNNPKHWKLHVPGIDIISAQDYLISSKYTNERNLRVFNLCRDYNYQSKGYYVSLLAEARGHKVIPGVKNMRDFKAPAVIKHISDEIDNLIQKSLHKLTGTEFVLSIYFGQNVSPQYLELSQELYRLFQAPLLRAKFVFKQKWFIQSIRPICVDEIPESHMEFVDKFAQEYFEKTRYATSKEEDYLYDLGILTNPDEVEPPSNAQAIQNFIKAAEETGFRVEMITKKDYPRVGEFDAIFIRETTNVNHYTYSFARRAQSQGIAVIDDPDSILRCSNKVYLQELMQAAKILSPKTIIAHAENRHTLAKEIGFPMVIKSPDSSFSMGVKKATNKEELEQILDEMFEHSDLLIAQEFTPTEFDWRVGVLDGKPLYACKYHMAKGHWQIYNWESNDKQSEEFSGKCESIPIEMVPHGIVKTALKICSLIGNGLYGVDLKEWHGHPIVIEVNDNPSIDAGIEDGVGKSKVYLAIMRSLRHRIEERMNAAQHKLQQHEREWF; this comes from the coding sequence ATGAAAAAATTAATCGTTGTAAACAATCCCAAGCACTGGAAGTTACATGTTCCGGGCATCGATATCATTTCGGCACAGGACTACCTGATTTCGAGCAAGTACACTAACGAACGCAACCTGCGCGTATTCAACCTTTGCCGCGATTACAACTACCAGAGCAAAGGCTACTACGTGTCACTGCTGGCCGAGGCCCGCGGGCACAAGGTGATTCCGGGCGTCAAGAACATGCGGGACTTCAAGGCTCCGGCGGTCATCAAGCACATTTCCGACGAAATCGATAACCTGATCCAAAAGAGTCTGCACAAGCTTACCGGCACGGAATTCGTACTTTCGATTTACTTCGGCCAGAACGTGAGCCCTCAATACCTGGAGCTTTCGCAGGAACTTTATCGTTTGTTCCAGGCACCGCTACTGCGTGCGAAATTCGTGTTCAAGCAGAAGTGGTTCATCCAGAGTATTCGCCCAATTTGCGTGGATGAAATTCCTGAATCCCACATGGAATTCGTGGACAAGTTCGCCCAGGAATACTTCGAAAAAACTCGCTACGCCACCAGTAAAGAAGAAGATTACCTGTACGACTTGGGTATTCTTACGAACCCCGACGAAGTGGAGCCGCCCAGCAATGCGCAGGCGATTCAGAACTTTATCAAGGCCGCCGAAGAAACGGGATTCCGCGTGGAAATGATTACCAAGAAGGACTACCCGCGCGTAGGCGAATTCGACGCCATCTTTATCCGCGAAACCACCAACGTGAACCACTACACCTACAGTTTCGCCCGCCGTGCCCAGTCGCAAGGCATTGCCGTCATTGACGACCCCGACAGCATTCTACGCTGCTCCAACAAGGTCTATCTGCAAGAACTGATGCAGGCCGCGAAGATTCTTTCGCCGAAGACGATTATTGCCCACGCCGAAAACCGTCATACGCTCGCCAAGGAAATCGGATTCCCGATGGTGATCAAGTCGCCGGATTCAAGTTTCTCGATGGGTGTAAAGAAGGCGACTAATAAAGAAGAACTGGAACAGATTCTCGACGAGATGTTCGAACACAGCGACCTGCTGATTGCTCAGGAATTCACTCCGACGGAATTCGACTGGCGCGTGGGCGTGCTCGACGGCAAACCGCTTTACGCCTGCAAATACCACATGGCCAAGGGCCACTGGCAAATCTACAACTGGGAAAGCAACGACAAGCAGAGCGAAGAATTTTCGGGCAAGTGCGAAAGCATCCCCATCGAGATGGTTCCGCATGGAATCGTAAAAACCGCCCTCAAGATTTGCAGCCTGATCGGCAACGGTCTTTACGGCGTGGATTTAAAGGAATGGCACGGTCACCCGATTGTAATCGAGGTGAACGACAATCCGAGTATCGACGCAGGCATCGAAGATGGCGTAGGCAAGAGCAAGGTTTACCTAGCCATCATGAGGTCGTTGCGTCACCGCATCGAGGAACGCATGAACGCCGCACAACACAAACTGCAGCAACATGAGAGGGAATGGTTCTAG
- a CDS encoding glutamate-cysteine ligase family protein yields MTNYKLWQRYGIEMEYMIVDRDSLNVLPRADVPLGKDKNGEQLSDVEHGPIGLSNELVSHVLEFKCAEPVDSLKHLGKTFHHEILKANESLKSINAMLLPTAAHPFMDPAEMKLWPYDCLDIYETYDRIFNCKGHGWANLQSTHINLSFNGDEEFGKLHGAVRALLPLIPAIAASSPFLDSKYCGFLDGRIETYRHNQEKIPSITGKVIPEAVFTYKDYEEQIFNRVKADIAPYDQEHLLNHFFLNSRGAIARFDRGAVEIRLVDIQECPDADIAIAEWEVAVLKGLAEGAFASEKEIRALDTDALAKILLATTKSAEKTVIADRDFLNIWKVDASEITAGELIQKITDRVKAKISAHSQALLAEMFKRGTLASALVKAVGADPDRDDFVYEYGKLAHCLAENKLYSTEG; encoded by the coding sequence ATGACTAATTACAAACTCTGGCAACGCTACGGCATCGAGATGGAATACATGATCGTGGATCGTGATTCCTTGAATGTTCTCCCCCGCGCAGATGTTCCGCTTGGAAAAGACAAGAACGGCGAGCAGCTTTCGGACGTGGAACACGGACCGATTGGGCTTTCGAACGAACTGGTGAGCCATGTGCTAGAATTCAAGTGCGCAGAACCGGTTGATAGTCTGAAGCACTTGGGCAAGACATTCCACCACGAAATCCTGAAAGCGAACGAATCGCTCAAAAGCATTAACGCGATGCTCTTGCCCACGGCGGCCCACCCCTTTATGGACCCCGCCGAGATGAAACTCTGGCCCTACGATTGCCTGGACATCTACGAGACTTACGACCGCATCTTTAACTGCAAGGGTCACGGCTGGGCGAACCTGCAATCCACCCATATCAACCTTTCCTTCAACGGTGACGAGGAATTCGGCAAATTGCACGGAGCTGTTCGAGCCCTGTTGCCACTGATTCCTGCCATCGCCGCCTCCAGCCCGTTTTTGGACAGCAAGTACTGCGGATTCCTGGATGGACGAATCGAAACTTACCGACACAACCAGGAGAAAATCCCGAGCATTACAGGCAAGGTGATTCCCGAAGCAGTCTTTACCTACAAGGATTACGAAGAGCAAATTTTCAACCGCGTGAAGGCAGATATTGCGCCCTACGATCAGGAACATTTGCTGAATCATTTCTTCTTGAATAGCCGCGGAGCCATCGCCCGATTTGACCGCGGCGCCGTAGAAATCCGTCTGGTTGACATTCAGGAATGCCCCGATGCCGACATTGCCATTGCCGAATGGGAAGTCGCCGTACTCAAGGGTCTTGCGGAAGGCGCTTTCGCCAGCGAAAAAGAAATTCGCGCGCTCGATACCGACGCACTCGCCAAGATTCTACTCGCAACGACAAAATCCGCCGAAAAGACTGTGATTGCCGACCGCGATTTCTTGAATATTTGGAAGGTTGACGCAAGCGAAATCACCGCCGGTGAGCTTATTCAAAAAATCACGGACCGTGTCAAAGCCAAAATCAGCGCCCATTCGCAGGCCTTGCTTGCCGAAATGTTCAAGCGCGGAACGCTAGCCAGCGCCCTCGTGAAAGCCGTTGGTGCAGACCCCGATCGAGATGACTTTGTATACGAATACGGAAAACTCGCCCACTGCCTCGCGGAAAATAAACTGTACAGCACAGAGGGATAG